The Metopolophium dirhodum isolate CAU chromosome 4, ASM1992520v1, whole genome shotgun sequence DNA window AATTGATTTTGATATAGCTTAGTAGGGCAATGTCCAGAGCTGTATACAAATACATtgataacgaatattattattagagcaATGCTCTTTTAATATAATCACTTGTCTCTACTTATCAAGTGAATTTTACAGTTATTCGTCAAAAtcgaattaaaaacaaaatatgttttaattttgttaatttgtgaaaatacattttccaattttattgCATTATAAGGTATACTTGTGACAAGCCAactaattaatacttattagttattactaatattatagtggtgTGCCGGTGGTTATTCACCGATAGAGCATGTAATAATTTCGGGAATTTACctgtattaatttgtttgttcaCCAAAGTTTGGacgaatatagtaatatattcgCTTAAACTAAACTAAGTTAAACCATcaaaattagataattttataatttccaaTTGACCATTAGATTAAGCATACCATCAaagcattaaattattataccgtaatatttattacatggtCATCAatcaaagatatttttaaattgatatattaaagTGTTTATTTTCAATCGCTTAATCTTAAATCATCCTTTCGTTATAAATACTATTGAATACTGACATAATTGGTGGTAACAAGAAATTGAACCTCTCATCAGCCATCGTAGAAGTaggataaaaatgtaatttcataaaaaaaatacaaagggCGTATATGACAGTGCCATCTACTGACAAAAATCCGGATGTCTCTCcagataatatactataatagtttaataccattgattttataacagTCTACATCATAAAATGTTACAAACGTTTTAGTTGTTTATAACATTGAGTAGATTTTTTTCAATCCTATCgctgtttaaaatatgtatgtatagtaaaaaaaaacaacaaattttggttttcatatatttatttaataaacattaaatatgctATTTTTTCCCCCAAACATTGGAAAGTAAAATATAGTTAGCATGCATATATCAACCAGTACACAATCATAAATTAACAATCCTCAATGTCTTATGTACGAGACAAAGTGACGCGATGTTGATGaacgaaaacaaaacaaattccGTTTcgaataatttcgcttataaaGGAATGACCTAAGGCACTTAATTATCAAAAGCCTAAACTTGTAGCATGTTGCATAAcaaaatagtaatacaatatattgtaattataaataaatatatatatacacacaaaccatatatatatacttatttatttatatataaacagacataatattatattcttgcaCAAATTAAGCCAAACCAGACCGGGAAATGGgggtgatgatattataattgttacactatagatattttatataggtattatctatataataagtatgtaaaaaaaaaatgtatataatagtaaacgttaacatattattatccttgGCTTAATACTGATTTTTTATGTGTTGATATAATTTAGTTGGTGCAttaatagtattacaatataggtaggtaggttaatataatttcaaattgattATTATCGGACCATATTACAATGATTACATTTGGAAATTACAtgtatacatacacacatttgTTGGCATACAATATTACTGACTGCTTTATTTATGTGTAAGTAAACTGCTagacacatattattgtaattttactttaaattataataataattcagcattacatattattacgtctaattaatttttttaataactaggtCATCTTCGGTAAGAAGAAAATATCGTTGtcaaataacaatgataataggctaaataaaaaaaaaaataacatattttatctatattttctaaatatttaacagaATAAAAATGGctgtacatttattttcattgttaatattatccTGGCTTACATCAATTAGGTATGCCAGGAAGTTTTGCTTATAGATGCATAAAGTACAACCAATTtcattttgaaacaaattttgTAACAACTGTGAACTAAAATCTTAatcattaacattatttttacggTGGGGTATAGTCTGAAAAATCTGGAAGAGTATGTGTATAAAACATcaagatattacattttttttaatataattaaaattttaaagtaggtataaattataccCGTTTATTTAAGAACAAAGTTATGGATATTATggggacattatattattaatatttaccttttaaaaattaaacatttgcatatcataaaaatatcaatgataatattgtttttgaaaaaataatgttttataaaacacTATACATTATGTGGAACACCCTAAaccaattatcaaatatttcataacaaattaaatttctatataataacaCAACAGTAATATCCAGGCAGCCTCATACTATGCACATTTAAATATCACCCAAacaatttaaactaataatgtgttgtttttattttaatcaacttTTACATATtagctacatattattaaagttaaactaaaattgtagtatcatttttttaagtataagcACCAAATTCAGACAATACCGTTGTTATCGGCTactataattacctactatttgtTATCTTACGTACTACTTACGATAAATTACACACtaattattctaaattatagtacctattagatATATCTAACTTTTACGGTTAATCTGACCATTTCggaatctaaataaaataatcaacaaattatttcgtgtatatatttatgaagtTTTGAAATAAAGTAAATAGTAGTTGAGCGTTACTGAGATTGCTAATATCTAGTAAATCTcaatacaattaagtaattttttcttataatacatattaatgacTTTTAATGGGGCCATACAATCTCGTCCtcctgaatatttatatatatatatatatatactcaaatAACGGATAATGGTTTCTGTAGCAAATCCAATATTAAAATCGAACAGTCAATTCGAAAAAACTGAGATTGTAATACTTAAGCAGGGAGTAATAGAAAatccaaatttattaaatttcaaatacaatttgtttgatcTCTGCAATAGacaggtaggtaatataatattatagtctatagataattaacattacaaaaataatagtgttagaggtattataataatgttgacTGTCAGTGTTAAACATTTCATTACTTTATATTAAGATCAGAGATACTAAACCCATTCATATCCATTTAAACATGCAAATCAAAGATAACAATATTTCTTTTAtgactactatatatatatatatatatatttaattttcatgccatttttaaacttgattgttaacgacaaaaatattttatattaatgataacgattaacaaattttataatGAACTTATTAACAAATTACTCCTGAAGAGGAGATCCAAAAAGCAGTCTCATAATTACACCAAATTTCCAtggtttataaaaatgaaagaaaaatttgcattatatgaataatgaaacgacctaaaaataatcatttaaaatgaatttaaatgcaaatttttcttttcttataGCATTGAAAACTTAACTTAGAATGAGATATATTAAAAAAGACTATTCAAAGAAGtgattaatttgttaatttttattgtatgcCTGAGGAACTGTACAGAGGGCCTAATTTTCAAGAGGTCAACCATTGTACACGAATTTCTCGTAGTGTCCTTAtcgtattacttttttttttgtacaggtTTTACCGTAAATAATTACAACGTatatatcgttttaaatataatgaccttgcctaaataattattgagttaAACAACATATGCCACTGGATATTAGTCCGCTTTGTCGTTGATCGTGAGATGAAGAACCAGCAACCCTTGACCCGTCACTACGAGACAGCGCAGGGTAAGGGTTGCCTTGCACGTTTTTTGGACTAGTCGTACTTAGGTGTTCTTCAAAATCGTCGTATTCGCTAAGTTCGCCTTCATCGGTGCCCGAATCGTCTAAACACGGGGATAACACTAAGCCACCCTGATCGTTTAACCATTTCGTCACGGCTTCCGTAATCGGTCCCGGAACTGCTGCTGCATTGATAGGTGATGCCAATTCGAGTTTTCCCACTTCGTCCTGTCTAATTTCGTTTTCCGTATCTGAATTTCCAGTGTTCACCGCCGTCGCAAACGTTTCCTCTTCCACGGATTCACACGAATCAAGGGATTGTGTCttggtaaatttaaattgaatatggTCTGTTGTAGACCTGGGAGTGCATTCCAACGAACAGAATTCTTCTTCTTGGATCCACTCTGTCTCCGGGCTGATAGACAACTGAATAATTTCTTCTGAAATGTTTTCTATCTCCGGTTTCGATTGATCCTCTTTGAGTGGTTTTGTAGTTTCTAATTTTTCTTGTTCTGACCTAGATTTGTTCTTTTTGgcgtttagtttttttataatggcCGGTTCTTTAGCGATTTTTGATGATTTCTTACTTCCTTCGTGTTGATTTTTCGGTAAGTCTTTACTCTTCGTCTTAATGGCTGATTCTGTAGTAGCTTTTTCTCGCTGTTTGCTCTTCTTATTTCTACTTTTTTTAGTCGCCGGCTGTCCACTGCTGCCACTAACAGTTTGTGGTTTTTCATGTTTATTTTCTGTAGACCCTTTGACCATTACTTCACTGTTTGGAGAGCTAATGCCCGAGTCAGAGTTTTCTGCTGAATAGCTGGGAGCCGGTTCGGCATCTGGTTGGTCATCGGTGATCTCTACTACTTCAGCTTGTTCTTCTGGTATAACCTGGTAACCGATTGGGGCTAATTGCTCCGCGTATTGTGGTATCGGTTGGTAATATGCGGCCATTTGATCCGGATGATGGTGAACGAGGATCGGTGTTCCGTGCAGTATCTCGAATGGTGGTGGACATTCCATATGAAATGGTGGTGCGCTGTGAGACAACTGGACGGGTATGACATTCACAGGTGTCGAACCACCACTATTGTTTGTCAGCACACCCGAATCAGAGGTCTTCTCTGAGTCCAGCACGAGGTCACAACTAGCACCAGATTGACTTTTTTGTTCTTCTGAACTAGAGTCTGAATATTCATCGgttacctaaaaataataatttttaattcaaataaatattgtaaataaatttcaatttgataaactaaagatttatataaaacaattcaattaatatttaattttaattttaatttttaaagaacttttaaacttttataatttataggcttacgtaatttaataaatagttgaTATGTTACCTTTCTATGTATTCAATACactttggtaaaaataataaaatttaataggtacagtttataaaatgattttgctttatttcttttaattttaatgtaattgataaaacaattttaataaaattaatttataaaatgataatatttactgGGGTTTTGTTCCATGAACTGAAACGTATacgttatattacattttaaacttggTATAAgcacttttcatttttttctatgtccttattatatttattatttaaaaattaaatttgaaatccaattttttttttagatttaataatgatgtattatataataattacatcatggtttaaaatataaataatcgctATTTGATACCGATTACTGTGATAGACGTTCTCATggcataaataaatttatttttaaaccacaTTATTGACCTTTTGCCTTTAATTCTTTTGTGTTTGAATAGTGTTGGTGTTTGCCAGAGTAACTaattccttttttattttttatttttgaaatgtcaatTGTTAGTTATTTTCACGTCACTTGTTCCTAGTGGAATgtcaatttgattttatttttaaataatataatataatgcaatagtatggtaaatcaaaatgtttagaaCAGCTAGTGATAGTGTTCAAGGAAAATAATCATCCAATATCGTTTTTAAAAGTAGTCTAGggctatattattcatattataagtaGAATTTAACTAAACATTAATCATATACCTATCGTTGATCAAACATTTAATCTAACTGACAGGCGAGTTAgttttatgagtatttttagtttatacttaGTATAACTTACGTCTCCACGCTTTCTACGCTTCTTTTTCTTACGCCGCTTTCCGTTGGTGTAATCACAACTAATTGAAGGCGAAGGAGGAGACTGTGGTTGTGGAACTTGAATGCTTAcacctatataattaaaaatacattt harbors:
- the LOC132942653 gene encoding uncharacterized protein LOC132942653; amino-acid sequence: MGKKGKKTRWRELPITLADKPYAAVEQPSGRHATDQKPANFAAAAGRRSHHTQHQTTYQQHQLPNRNNNSTGVGPQNNHVESSTVTFNEDEYTKITTPRQDVLFKKGYLGRRKHSSVPVITEVLNENEDGVSIDINPLDELCAYGEYVDPSMMYILNGGGYEIYDPYTGIATRLMGPPPGHFPPVGHPMLYQPMPMQPVDWYNPSNATSDWISGGAVYQPNNRYHKRSTTADAQQNGSAQSSEVGIGGAQESSLDDQQSLYQSMQPYNMYPGYMFGAPMYNYNGVSIQVPQPQSPPSPSISCDYTNGKRRKKKKRRKRGDVTDEYSDSSSEEQKSQSGASCDLVLDSEKTSDSGVLTNNSGGSTPVNVIPVQLSHSAPPFHMECPPPFEILHGTPILVHHHPDQMAAYYQPIPQYAEQLAPIGYQVIPEEQAEVVEITDDQPDAEPAPSYSAENSDSGISSPNSEVMVKGSTENKHEKPQTVSGSSGQPATKKSRNKKSKQREKATTESAIKTKSKDLPKNQHEGSKKSSKIAKEPAIIKKLNAKKNKSRSEQEKLETTKPLKEDQSKPEIENISEEIIQLSISPETEWIQEEEFCSLECTPRSTTDHIQFKFTKTQSLDSCESVEEETFATAVNTGNSDTENEIRQDEVGKLELASPINAAAVPGPITEAVTKWLNDQGGLVLSPCLDDSGTDEGELSEYDDFEEHLSTTSPKNVQGNPYPALSRSDGSRVAGSSSHDQRQSGLISSGICCLTQ